The Intrasporangium calvum DSM 43043 sequence GTCGACGACGCCGAGCACCCACGCGAAGCGCTCATCCGCGCGCTCGAGCTCGTCGCCGTCAGGGTCCGGGAGATCCGGCCGGGGCGGCGGTGCAGGGTGGTCGAGCACCCGCGCGACCGCTGCCTCCAGGGCGGCGCTGCCGAGGCGTCGGCGCGGGTCGACGACGACGACCGGCAGGCCCAGGGTCTCCTCGAGGGTCCGGTCGTCGATCTCGATGGCCCGCCGCGCGGCCAGGTCGGTCATGGTCAGCGCGATGACGACCCGCAGCGAGTGCTCGCGCAGCTGCGCCACCAGGTGGAGGCTGCGCGAGAGGTGGGCTGCGTCGACGACGGCGACGACGACGTCGGGCCGGTCCGCGACCGGGACGTCGACGAGGAGCCGGCGGGTCAGCTCCTCGTCCGGGGAGGCCGGGTCGAGGCTGTAGGCGCCGGGGAGGTCGAGCAGGGCAACCTCCCTGCGCGTTTCCTCCGTCCCGAGGAACCAGGCGCCCTCTCCGACCTCCACGGTCGTACCGGGCCAGTTGCCGACGGAGCGGCGAGCTCCGGTGAGCGCGTTGAAGAGCGTCGACTTGCCGGAGTTCGGAGCGCCGACCAGGGCCACCTCGGGGGACCCGGTCGACGCCTGCGCCTTGGCGGCCTGGCTCGCACAGGAGGGGCAGGCCGGCGCCGTGTCGTGCGTCGTCATCGGGCGACCTCCGCCGGCCAGGCGTCCAGGGTGGCCCGGTCCAGTGCGATGCGGGTCGTGCCGGTCGCGATGACCCGCCCGCGCCCGGCAGTCCGGTGGAGGATCACCACCTCGGTGCCCGAACGCAGCCCGAGCTCGCCCAGACGGCGGATGGCGGCCGTTCCGAGGCGAGGGGTGGCCAGGACCACCGTGCTCCCCAACGGGTGTCGCGCCAACGTGGGACTCCGGTCTGACCCCGGGGTGGGTGCGGATGGGTGGTCGCTGCCGGCGGGAGGCTGGGTGTCCGGCTGGCTCCGCCGGGTCAGCCCGATGAGGTTCACATCGCGGACGATACTCCCGCAGTTAGGTGTGCCTAACCTCTGACGGCCAGAAGTGGCCGGTATCACTCCCGCGACGTCAGCGCGGCAGGCTGGACCCGCGCCAGCCGCCGCGTCTCGCCTGCGGACCGACGAGGCGCCAGGCGGGGTCCGACCAGGCCGACCGGGCGCGCGGGAGGCCCGCTTCCTCGCCGCCACCGACCGCGGAGAGGACCGCGACCAACGCTGCGATCTCCTCCGCAGCCGGGTTCCCGCGCAGCACCCGCACCGCGTCACGCGCCTCGCCGGGCTCGCGCTGCTCGCGCTGCGCGCGCAACTGCTCGGAGCTCGCTTCGCTCGCGCGACCTCCTGTTCCGCCCGAACCAGGCTCGTTCCTCGCGGTTCGGGCGGTCACAGCGGAATGTTCCCGTGCTTCTTGGGCGGAAGTGTCTCCCGCTTGTTCTTCAGCGCCCGCAGGGCGCGGGTGACGTTCATCCGCGTGTTCGACGGGGTGACGACGGTGTCGATGTAGCCGCGCTCCGCCGCGATGTAGGGGTTGGCGAGGGTCTCCTCGTAGTGCGCGATGAGCTCGGCCCGCTTCGCGTCGACGTCGCCGCCCTCCGCCGCGACGGCGGCGAGCTCCTTGCGATAGAGGATGTTGACCGCTCCCTGTGCGCCCATGACGGCGATCTGCCCGGTCGGCCAGGCGAGGTTGATGTCGGCGCCGAGGTGCTTGGAGCCCATCACGTCGTAGGCGCCGCCGTAGGCCTTGCGCGTGATCACCGTGATCTTCGGGACGGTGGCCTCGCCGTAGGCGTAGATCAGCTTCGCGCCGCGGCGGATGATGCCGTCCCATTCCTGGGAGGTGCCGGGCAGGAACCCCGGGACGTCGACGAACGTCAGCACCGGCACGTTGAAGCAGTCGCAGGTCCGCACGAACCGGGCCGCCTTCTCCGAGGCGTCGATGTCGAGTGTGCCGGCGAACTGCATCGGCTGGTTGGCCACGACGCCGACGGACATCCCGTCGATCCGCGCGAAGCCGGTGATGATGTTCGGGGCGAAGAGCGGCTGCACCTCGAGGAACTCACCGTCGTCGACGATGTGCTCGATGACCTGGTGCATGTCGTAGGGCACGTTCGGTGAGTCCGGGATGCACGTGTCGAGCCACCGGTCCTCGTCGGTGACGGTCAGGTCTGCCTCGCCCTCGCCGTAGGACGGCGGCGTCTCCATGTTGTTGCTGGGCAGGTAGGACAGCAGCGCCTTGACGTAGTCGATGGCGTCCTGCTCGTCGGTGCCCATGTAGTGGGCGACCCCCGACTTGGTGTTGTGCGTCTTCGCGCCGCCGAGCTCCTCGAAGCCGACGTCCTCACCGGTGACGGTCTTGATGACGTCCGGGCCGGTGATGAACATGTGGCTGGTCTGGTCGACCATGACGGTGAAGTCGGTGATCGCGGGGGAGTAGACGGCCCCGCCGGCGCACGGCCCCATGACGAGGCTGATCTGCGGGATCACGCCGGACGCCCGCACGTTGCGGAAGAAGATCTCGCCGTAGAGCCCGAGGGACACGACTCCCTCCTGGATCCGAGCGCCACCGGAGTCGTTGAGCCCGACCACCGGGCAGCCGATCTTCATCGCGAAGTCCATCACCTTGACGATCTTCTCGCCGAAGACCTCGCCGAGCGACCCGCCGAACACGGTGAAGTCCTGCGCGAACACGGCGACCTGGCGGCCGTCGACCGTGCCGTAGCCGGTCACGACGCCGTCACCGTAGGGACGGTTCTTCTCCTGGCCGAACTGGTTGGACCGGTGGCGGGCGTACTTGTCCATCTCGATGAACGTGCCCTCGTCGAGGAGCATCGCGATCCGCTCGCGGGCGGTCTTCTTGCCGCGGGCGTGCTGCTTGTCGATCGCTCGCTCGGAGCCGGCATGCGCCACCTCGGCCACCCGACGCTTGAGGTCGGCGAGCTTGCCCGCCGTCGTCGTCAGGTCGATGGTCTGATCTGCCTGGTGGTGATCTCCCTCGGCGGGGGCCTGCTCCGTTGCCATGGCGGCACTCTAGCCTTGGAAGGGTGCGCGAACCGATCGACCCCGACGTCATCCATGCGGCATTGGTCACGTCCGGCCAGCCCTGGCGGTCAGTCGAGTTCCATCCGTCGATCGGGTCGACGAACAGCCGGGCTGCCGAGCTCGTCCGGACGCCTGATCCCCCCCCGGGCGCCGGTTCCAGTCAGTCCGCGAGGCCGTATGCCGCTGGGCTCGCTCCCCACGGCAGCCCCCTCTGGCGCATCGTCCTCACCGACGACCAGACGGGTGGCCGTGGCCGGCTCGGGCGGTCCTGGCAGGTGCCCCCGCGGGCCTCCGTGGCCGTCTCGGCGATCGTCCCGGCGCCCGCCGACCTGGGCTGGGCCCCGCTTCTGGCCGGGGTCGCGCTCGGGCGCGCCATCGGGGGCGTCACCACGGCGACCGGAGCCCGACTCCGGCCCCGGCTCAAGTGGCCCAACGACGTGCTGCTTCCGGAGGACGACGACCGCAAGGTGGCGGGGATCCTCTGCGAGTTCGCCGAAGGGCCCCACGGCCGGGCGGTCGTGGTCGGTGCCGGGGTGAACGTCGACCAGACCCGCGCCGAGCTGCCGGTCCCGACGGCCACCTCGCTCCGGGTCGCCGGCGCCGTCGTCGCA is a genomic window containing:
- a CDS encoding FeoA family protein, translating into MNLIGLTRRSQPDTQPPAGSDHPSAPTPGSDRSPTLARHPLGSTVVLATPRLGTAAIRRLGELGLRSGTEVVILHRTAGRGRVIATGTTRIALDRATLDAWPAEVAR
- a CDS encoding acyl-CoA carboxylase subunit epsilon; the protein is MRAQREQREPGEARDAVRVLRGNPAAEEIAALVAVLSAVGGGEEAGLPRARSAWSDPAWRLVGPQARRGGWRGSSLPR
- a CDS encoding acyl-CoA carboxylase subunit beta; the encoded protein is MATEQAPAEGDHHQADQTIDLTTTAGKLADLKRRVAEVAHAGSERAIDKQHARGKKTARERIAMLLDEGTFIEMDKYARHRSNQFGQEKNRPYGDGVVTGYGTVDGRQVAVFAQDFTVFGGSLGEVFGEKIVKVMDFAMKIGCPVVGLNDSGGARIQEGVVSLGLYGEIFFRNVRASGVIPQISLVMGPCAGGAVYSPAITDFTVMVDQTSHMFITGPDVIKTVTGEDVGFEELGGAKTHNTKSGVAHYMGTDEQDAIDYVKALLSYLPSNNMETPPSYGEGEADLTVTDEDRWLDTCIPDSPNVPYDMHQVIEHIVDDGEFLEVQPLFAPNIITGFARIDGMSVGVVANQPMQFAGTLDIDASEKAARFVRTCDCFNVPVLTFVDVPGFLPGTSQEWDGIIRRGAKLIYAYGEATVPKITVITRKAYGGAYDVMGSKHLGADINLAWPTGQIAVMGAQGAVNILYRKELAAVAAEGGDVDAKRAELIAHYEETLANPYIAAERGYIDTVVTPSNTRMNVTRALRALKNKRETLPPKKHGNIPL
- a CDS encoding biotin--[acetyl-CoA-carboxylase] ligase yields the protein MREPIDPDVIHAALVTSGQPWRSVEFHPSIGSTNSRAAELVRTPDPPPGAGSSQSARPYAAGLAPHGSPLWRIVLTDDQTGGRGRLGRSWQVPPRASVAVSAIVPAPADLGWAPLLAGVALGRAIGGVTTATGARLRPRLKWPNDVLLPEDDDRKVAGILCEFAEGPHGRAVVVGAGVNVDQTRAELPVPTATSLRVAGAVVAREDLVIAFLKELAAVLNSGSSARSAYRSLCATVGSQVDVHLPTGGLVSGRAVRVDDSGALVVEVAGSERAFSAGDVVHVRPGAEAAGMIGP